In Miscanthus floridulus cultivar M001 chromosome 5, ASM1932011v1, whole genome shotgun sequence, one genomic interval encodes:
- the LOC136453197 gene encoding uncharacterized protein, producing the protein MVNHGAATLLLIVSLLVAVALSGADARLTAVRHNEAAALRGAKANARLTGRITRFTVRRDAQGGDVLVAKAAPVPELTCTNVHGVQAGETCFSVGQGAGLTQEQFLGFNPNINCEKIFVGQWVCLQATSA; encoded by the exons ATGGTGAACCATGGCGCTGCCACCCTCCTCCTGATCGTGTCCCTCCTCGTGGCAGTCGCCCTGTCCGGGGCTGACGCAAGGCTCACCGCCGTGCGCCACAACGAGGCAGCGGCCCTCCGTGGGGCCAAGGCCAACGCGAGGCTCACCGGGCGCATCACAAGGTTCACCGTGCGCCGCGACGCACAAGGAG GTGACGTGTTGGTGGCGAAGGCTGCGCCGGTGCCGGAGCTGACATGCACCAATGTGCACGGAGTGCAGGCGGGCGAGACGTGCTTTTCCGTGGGGCAGGGCGCGGGGCTGACCCAAGAGCAGTTCCTCGGCTTCAACCCCAACATCAACTGCGAGAAGATATTTGTCGGCCAGTGGGTCTGCCTTCAAGCCACATCCGCTTGA